In one Verrucomicrobiales bacterium genomic region, the following are encoded:
- a CDS encoding beta-lactamase family protein, whose translation MQSFDSKGQFSLSRVRSPRYQPWASARTLHFTAILFFSCWTGSVAALPSLDTLLNPIRQQYHLPALAAAVVVDGEVQAAGAVGVRKEGATRRVRLSDRWHIGSCTKSMTASLAGLLIQEGRFEWTTPVGELFPDLRDAMQAEWRSATLEQLLKNQAGAPESLDKDGLWTLLWLRHGLPAMEQRSMLARVLLTKQTPQDAPGTHFRYSNAGFALAGHAIELKLGTPWETLLVKRLARPIGLRSVGFGCTASPGKLNGPWGHHRDDTGVNVPDEPGPNGDNPAAIGPGGTVHCTILDLARYARWHLRGARGQGTLLRPETFSRLHQPYRGGGATTYAGGWNVVPRAWGDGEVLTHNGSNTKNFAVIWIAPKRNFAVVVCTNLGGDVAAQATDETAAALIRKYLTQGK comes from the coding sequence ATGCAGTCATTCGATAGCAAAGGCCAGTTTTCCCTCTCGCGTGTCCGTAGCCCGCGGTACCAGCCTTGGGCAAGCGCTCGCACCCTCCATTTCACAGCCATTCTCTTCTTCTCGTGTTGGACCGGATCGGTCGCGGCGCTCCCCTCTCTCGACACCCTCCTGAATCCGATTCGGCAACAGTATCACTTGCCCGCCCTCGCGGCCGCGGTGGTGGTGGATGGTGAAGTGCAAGCGGCGGGAGCTGTGGGCGTCAGGAAGGAAGGAGCTACCCGTCGAGTCAGGCTGAGCGACCGATGGCATATTGGGTCCTGCACCAAGTCCATGACGGCTTCGCTCGCAGGGCTACTGATCCAGGAAGGACGGTTTGAGTGGACGACGCCTGTAGGCGAATTGTTTCCAGATCTGCGGGATGCGATGCAAGCCGAGTGGCGGTCAGCCACTTTGGAACAGTTGCTCAAGAACCAGGCAGGCGCTCCGGAGAGCCTGGACAAGGACGGTCTCTGGACACTTCTGTGGCTCCGCCACGGCCTTCCGGCGATGGAACAACGATCGATGCTCGCGCGCGTCTTGCTCACCAAGCAAACACCGCAGGATGCACCCGGGACGCATTTCCGGTATTCGAATGCGGGATTCGCACTCGCTGGCCACGCGATCGAACTGAAGTTAGGAACACCCTGGGAAACCCTATTGGTGAAGCGCTTGGCCCGTCCGATCGGATTGCGGTCGGTTGGGTTTGGTTGCACCGCCAGTCCAGGAAAGCTGAACGGCCCGTGGGGCCATCACCGTGACGACACTGGGGTGAATGTGCCGGACGAACCCGGTCCCAACGGTGACAACCCAGCGGCCATCGGGCCCGGAGGCACCGTCCATTGCACCATTCTCGACCTTGCTCGCTACGCCCGGTGGCACCTCCGCGGAGCACGAGGCCAAGGCACCCTGCTACGCCCGGAAACCTTTTCGCGATTACATCAGCCCTACCGAGGGGGCGGTGCGACGACCTATGCTGGGGGCTGGAATGTAGTTCCGCGTGCCTGGGGCGACGGCGAAGTCCTCACCCATAACGGGTCGAACACTAAGAATTTCGCGGTCATCTGGATCGCTCCGAAGCGAAACTTTGCCGTGGTGGTATGCACCAATCTGGGCGGCGATGTGGCGGCACAAGCGACCGATGAGACGGCCGCAGCGTTGATTCGGAAGTATCTCACTCAAGGCAAGTGA